A single window of Watersipora subatra chromosome 9, tzWatSuba1.1, whole genome shotgun sequence DNA harbors:
- the LOC137405084 gene encoding uncharacterized protein, with protein MKEISFAESWSLWFIEDIWRYFSLPIVVAAAVLFLLKDDPAPINGIYQQKGKFYYLKYLLFWLIYKLRSLRKKNSSDSGEVAGYGVSSKSSVAEMERAQMLPDERAHPMAVDAVYFCSSNADGWYLVTATARRQGGMIQVLTYLRIPELGLFELPLHPRTLAPQSEPMAFAAAGLSISVVEPMKRWKITFDGSLKHTGTKKEHRVKFNLDWTSSGPFFDFDVHMNPWVTCDSMARETWTRDWFKLLQTRHQTHHEQFGHLTGSVEVKYEDHDEAFTVELHGLRDHSYGNIREWQDLFRYALQYVHLENGTNIAVGLICMPKLLSRITMGYVISPSGKINSVSWTDFELYKWGDDGSPPSKMEFSFAAGGETYHMTCEVVCSPVFYMRDRKQDGSWDIDGVDCHSDAGHGSRVYERMCTFTVNGVKGTGISEWCYENIERHQVDSAEP; from the exons ATGAAAGAAATATCTTTCGCAGAAAG CTGGTCACTATGGTTTATTGAAGATATCTGGAGGTATTTCTCTCTACCAATAGTAGTAGCTGCTGCTGTTCTATTCTTGTTAAAGGATGACCCAGCACCCATTAATGGTATCTATCAGCAAAAAGGCAAATTCTACTACCTCAAA TATCTACTCTTCTGGTTAATCTACAAATTACGGTCCCTAAGGAAGAAGAATTCAAGCGACAGCGGAGAAGTTGCTGGCTATGGGGTCAGCTCAAAGAGTTCTGTTGCTGAAATGGAAAGAGCACAAATGCTGCCAGATGAAAGGGCTCACCCTATG GCAGTAGATGCAGTCTACTTCTGTTCATCTAATGCTGATGGTTGGTACCTAGTTACTGCTACTGCGAGACGCCAAGGAGGCATGATTCAAGTGCTGACATATCTTAGG ATTCCTGAATTAGGCTTGTTTGAACTGCCCCTCCACCCGCGCACTCTAGCTCCTCAGTCTGAACCTATGGCTTTCGCCGCTGCTGGTCTCTCAATATCAGTTGTAGAACCAATGAAACGCTGGAAGATCACTTTTGATGGATCCTTGAA GCACACTGGCACCAAAAAGGAGCATAGAGTTAAGTTCAACTTAGACTGGACTTCCTCCGGACCCTTTTTTGACTTTGATGTTCACATGAACCCTTGGGTTACATGCGATTCGATGGCTCGCGAGACATGGACAAGGGACTGGTTCAAGCTCCTCCAGAC GCGGCACCAAACACACCATGAGCAGTTTGGTCATCTCACTGGTAGTGTTGAGGTCAAATATGAGGACCATGATGAGGCATTTACTGTGGAGCTGCATGGACTGAGAGATCATTCATATG GTAACATCAGGGAGTGGCAGGACTTGTTCAGGTATGCATTACAGTACGTGCATCTTGAGAATGGAACCAACATCGCTGTAGGACTAATTTGCATGCCAAAGCTTCTGTCCAG GATCACCATGGGCTATGTTATATCACCGAGTGGTAAAATCAACTCTGTTTCTTGGACAGACTTTGAGCTCTACAAATGGGGAGATGATGGCAGTCCTCCCAGCAAGATGGAGTTCTCATTTGCTGCGG GTGGTGAAACTTACCATATGACGTGTGAGGTCGTGTGTTCCCCGGTCTTCTACATGAGGGATAGGAAACAAGATGGTAGCTGGGATATAGACGGTGTAGACTGTCACTCAGATGCCGGGCATGGCAGCAGAGTCTATGAGCGGATGTGCACATTCACAGTCAATGGAGTGAAGGGTACAGGGATCAGTGAATGGTGTTACGA GAATATAGAAAGGCATCAGGTGGACTCGGCAGAGCCGTAG
- the LOC137405085 gene encoding uncharacterized protein — translation MGFGMIVAPKIMSKIIDKVLSLDEQICNGTDHYIDDIWVNKEVVQADVVRAHLLSYVKRLTNDIDWSEIGPSSVKSLLDEIFQKVQKQDPVKGKWDVKKTFQCTVWCDASNLALGVSLKVDGNTVEDAAWLRKEDDGAHINVAELEAALKRINLALKWKMTNVQVITDSATVYGWINSVIEDTKRPKVTGLSQLIIQRRLGIIGQLIDEYGLTLMIKFVPSGENKSDVLTRVPKKWLQVVACSGVVLSNTDEKEDVKKVHQDHHFDVSKTLYLAQKKLGRTIKKDIVEQVVKTCLMCNSVDPHPIKWDHGQLNVANVWERLASDITHVNSRPYLTIIDCRPSRFSLWFKLANETSDVVIKQLDNVFRERGPPKEFLSDNGPCFTGARMKEFLQKWSVKQILSCAYKPTGNGIIERHHRTIKRAVMRTGKGPEEMAYWYNNSPNSNVIVPVEELCSYRSDLAGVTKSTEIPQKLSDNRDCSLNPYKVGDTAYVKLVNARCFDKWKCQKVTKINSSTSVEVNGTNRHVSDLRLAHQDDTADGIHASTRPTRKSNQVEVEFSTSDLLDNNV, via the exons ATGGGATTTGGTATGATTGTTGCTCCCAAGATAATGTCCAAGATCATAGATAAAGTGCTCTCATTGGATGAACAGATTTGCAATGGAACTGATCACTACATTGATGACATTTGGGTAAACAAGGAGGTGGTCCAAGCTGATGTTGTTAGAGCTCACTTACTAAG CTATGTAAAGAGATTGACTAATGACATAGACTGGTCTGAAATAGGTCCTAGTTCTGTGAAATCTTTGTTGgatgaaatatttcaaaaagtaCAAAAGCAAGACCCAGTGAAAGGCAAGTGGGATGTCAAGAAGACCTTTCAGTGTACTGTGTGGTGTGACGCCAGCAACTTGGCTCTTGGAGTGTCTCTGAAGGTAGATGGTAACACTGTTGAGGATGCAGCATGGCTACGTAAAGAGGATGATGGTGCTCATATAAATGTTGCTGAGCTAGAAGCTGCATTGAAAAGAATCAACCTAGCGCTAAAGTGGAAAATGACAAATGTGCAAGTGATCACAGATTCAGCTACTGTTTATGGGTGGATAAATTCAGTGATAGAAGATACTAAAAGGCCTAAGGTTACTGGCCTCAGTCAGTTGATCATTCAACGTAGACTTGGAATTATTGGTCAGCTGATTGATGAATACGGGTTAACACTAATGATCAAATTTGTTCCATCAGGTGAGAACAAGTCGGATGTCCTAACCAGAGTACCAAAGAAATGGCTACAAGTTGTTGCATGCTCAGGTGTTGTACTTTCTAACACAGATGAGAAAGAAGACGTAAAGAAAGTTCATCAAGACCACCACTTTGATGTCAGCAAAACCCTGTATTTGGCACAGAAAAAGCTTGGACGAACAATCAAGAAAGACATAGTTGAGCAAGTAGTGAAAACTTGTCTTATGTGTAACAGTGTAGATCCTCATCCAATCAAATGGGATCATGGTCAGCTAAATGTAGCAAATGTATGGGAGCGCCTTGCATCAGATATCACTCATGTGAACAGTCGACCTTATCTGACTATTATTGATTGTAGGCCTAGCAGGTTTTCTCTTTGGTTCAAACTGGCTAATGAAACATCAGATGTAGTAATCAAACAGTTGGACAATGTGTTTCGAGAACGTGGACCTCCTAAGGAGTTTCTGAGTGACAATGGCCCATGTTTCACAGGCGCTAGAATGAAAGAGTTTCTGCAGAAATGGAGTGTAAAGCAGATCCTCAGCTGTGCCTATAAACCTACTGGAAATGGAATAATTGAAAGACATCACCgtactataaaaagagcagtCATGAGAACTGGTAAAGGACCTGAAGAAATGGCATATTGGTATAACAATTCACCAAACTCCAATGTTATAGTGCCTGTGGAAGAACTATGCAGCTATCGCAGTGACTTGGCAGGGGTGACCAAATCGACAGAAATACCACAAAAGCTTAGTGACAATAGAGACTGCAGCCTTAACCCATACAAAGTTGGAGACACTGCTTATGTCAAGCTAGTTAATGCTAGGTGCTTTGATAAGTGGAAATGCCAAAAAGTGACAAAGATAAATTCTAGCACTTCTGTTGAAGTCAATGGCACAAATAGGCATGTGTCTGACCTGAGATTGGCTCATCAAGACGACACTGCAGATGGTATACATGCATCAACTAGGCCAACTAGAAAGTCTAATCAGGTCGAAGTTGAGTTTAGTACTTCAGACCTGCTCGATAACAATGTTTAG